The Panicum virgatum strain AP13 chromosome 6K, P.virgatum_v5, whole genome shotgun sequence nucleotide sequence atagctaataaaaaaatctaatgatacttaatgggtatcataaatgttattatcttgtcatgTAAATTTGGTCAagcttgaaaaactttgactctccaagattcttagaatgacttataatttggaacgaagggaGTAGAACTTAATATCCTATCGCCTCCTGACACCTAGGCTGGAGGCCAGAGGCCGGCGGTAGGCAATCCCCCAAGAGGACAACGCAAGACAGAGGCCCACCCCGGGTGAGCGGCGGCCACGACCCTCGGCAACCTGAGAGCACCGGCGCGGTCTCGGGCCCCAGGCCACCCAAGCCACCAGGGACACAACAACGCGGCCAAGGCCCCCAACCATATGAGGCAAAGCACCCCGGAGGCGAGCTGTGGCGACGACTGTCATGGCCACCTGAGCCACCAGGGGCACACCGCCGCAGGgcaagtggcggcggcggtggtgtgtcCCCACCGGAGTTTGGCGATAGATCTATGATACCTGGTCCAATTTGGATGTGGTCTAGTTGTGGCCCATGGGTGCTGCGTGCACATGTTTACAACCACATACATTGCTAGTTGAGCAAGTGTGGAGCCAacttataattttttatccTCCAATCATAGCACCTTCGGGTTGGCACTTTTACACGAAGCGAGGATGAAAGTGTAAGAAGGGTGCTATGTTTATGCGAGCCCGCCCCTCGAAAGGGCTGGGCAGTGTGGCTTTAGGGGACGGGGTCTGACACATAGTATCAGAGCTGACTTTCGAAGTTGCATGTACGGGTTAGTGTGTGGGCCCGGATGGGACACACGGCATGGCGCGTGTGGGCCCGGATGGGACACACGGCATGGCATATGGCGCCGGCACTGGATGTGCAGTCGTGCGCTGGGAGAGGACGTTTCTGGATACGGGTCAGTGCGTGGGCATGTGGCACATGGCGCATGTGGGTCCAGAGGGGACACATGGCATGGCATATGACGGCGGCACATGACACATGGTCAGAGTtggaccgacgaggacgtcgggtcGTTTAAGGGGTGGTGTATGTTACACTTGGCCCAATTTGGATGTGGCCCATGAGTGTTAGATGCACATGTTTAGTACAACATTGCTAGTTGAGCAAGGGTAGAGCCAACTTACAAGTTTTTGTCCTTCAGCCATAGCACCTTTGGGTTAATCCTTTTACACGAAGTGAAGACGAAAGTGTAAGCAGGGTGCTATGTGTATGCGAGCCCGCCCCTCGAAAGGGCTAGGCAGTGCGGCTTTGGAGGACGGGGTGTGACAAGATCCAACAAAGGGGGCCATAGATCCGAAGAGGAGAGGGAGGTTgggggagggagaagagagagaagagcgTCGTGGggtgccgagccgagccgactTCGGATGAGCCACGGGTCAGCGGTGTAGGCGGTGGGGTTGCCCCCATGTCGCTTGAGAGAGCGAAGTGGAGATACTGAACACTACTATACTTAATCTTAGTCATAGATtatctttttttgaaagaaaaaagtcATAGATTATCTTGAATTGGATTGTCACTACGAGatctttttattctttttagtctctttagagaatttttttaacATTATAGAATTTGTTTCCCTATTTCTGAAAAAGAATTCAAGATCTTAATGCCAAAACTACTCTGCAGGATTACCTCATCACTATATTACCTCCGTGTGTATGACTGCTCATCGGGCGACATTCTATATTGCTACCATAATATGCAAATACAAAAATGTACATATCCTCTAAAGATGACTAGGCGTCCTCCCCGGGCAGCTTGATGGCTGGGCATCCTTGGCAGGCTGCCTCGTGTCCGGGCACTTCTCCATGCTCTACGCGTGTCTCCCCACGTGCCGAGCGAACGTGTCATCGCGGTGGCACTTTGCAAGTCCATGCTCTACACCTGTGTCCACAAACCGACCTCTATAAATTGCCAACAACCCTGAATCGTGTGGCTCAGCTATCGCGAATCCCGTGATTGATCGCAGATTCACAGTAACCCGAGCTAGAGGCCCAGAGCCTAGCGGTAGCTCGAGAAAGAGCAAACAGCCAGCAAACATGCAGGCCGGGAAGAGCGCGATGGAGGCGACCAAGGAGGCCGCGACGAACCTGGGCGCGTCGGCGAACGCCGGCATGCAGAAGACCCGCGCCACCGTGCAAGGCCAGGTGGAGAAGGCCACGGCGCACAACGCGTCGGAcaaggccgcggcggaggcgacccAGCGGGAGCGTGTGCGCgacgcggcggaggagaagcAGGCCGCCATGCGCGCGAACGCGGCCGCCAAGGAGCGTGCCGCCGGCGCGCACCCGTCGCAGGGCGCGCCGGGCATCGTGGACGACGCCCGCCAGCAGGGCCACGGGGCTGCCCCCGCGGGTGGGCACGTCGAGGCCGGCGTCGGCGAGACCAGGCCCATCGCGAGAGGCACCGGTACGACGCGGCCCAGCGCGGCGCACAACCCGCACGTCGGGAGCGACTTCTCCCAGCCGCGCGGCACCGGCGGGCAGTACCAGTGAGCTCAGGCTCAGGCGCTTAAGGCTCTGTTTGTTTCCGTTTTTCTGGACCTCGCTTTTCTGAGAATCAGGATTCTGAGATAAGCCAGCTGTCTAGAGAATCGACTGTCTGGATAAGTTGGGTGTTTGGCAATCCTGATTATTTTGAGTCGATTCTCTGAGTTGAGTGGTAAAATGTCTGAAATGCCCTCGAGGCTGATGATATCTCATTTTTTTGCTGAAGACGAGTAGAATTCAATAATTCTCATATTTTTTAGTACCTTGACTACATAATTATATTACTATTAGATTAAATAGATTAATGTCTCAAATATATCATTTTGGAATTTATGAATCGAGTTTGTCTGGAGTATCCAGAGCTATACCGGAGTATAGCTTGAGGAAGGATCGTCCAATTGCGATTCATGGCTCCACGGCCCTGCGCCGATTGCCAGGCTCCATGCCAGCTCCCGTGGCTGGGTGCGCGGGCCAAAGCGGCCTTGGCcccggcgcagcagcagcaagggagggcggcggcgtggcagcaggggcggccgggcggcgcaacACCAGCAGGGGCAGCCGGGCGGCGCAGCACCagcagggagggcggcggcgcggcagcaggggcggccgggcggcgcggcaaCAGCAGGGGAAGGGCAGGCGGCGCCGCGGCAGCAGGGAGGCGGGGGcacaggagggggcggcgggtgGCGCAGGAGCGTGGCCTTCTTTCGGAAGAGGTTGGCGGCGACACCCGCGGAGCCCAGGTTGCTGGGCGTGGGGAGCTCGTCCTGGTCCGCGAGTGCCATCTCCGTGTCCTCCTCGCCGTTCGTTCGCCCCCGCTCGCGCTTGGGAAGAGGGCCAGCGCGGTTCCTGGGCGGCAGAGGGCCGGCACGGTTCCTGGGCGGCGGCACACTGCAGGGCAGGGGTGAGGCACGCCGGAGCccgagcagaggcggcgcagggagaggggcggcggggAAGGGGCGCAGGGGACTGGCGTCGGGAGAGAGGGCAGTTGGGGGAAAATCGTTCGATTACCAGGTACGCGAGTTCTGGGTCGCTTTGGGGAGAATCGGGTCCTCCGTTGTTCCGAGGATTCCGTGGGAAACGGCGATCGACAGAATCAAAAAATAATCAACACGTTTGGGTGGGATTTTAGCTTATTTCCATCTAGAATCGAATTATAAgcagaaacaaacagggcctaactATGTTGTGTGTACACGTATTCATTCCGTATGCGCGTGCGTGTTCTATCATCATCATATGACATACGTGGACAGGATGTACTGTGCTCTTGTGCTACATGAATAAGTTTGTCCGTGCAAAATAATAATGGAATCATGTTGTCTCAACTCTCAATAaagtcactactagaaaacggggaGAGTTTTTTAGTATGGTTGGAAAAACCAACCGTACCAAAAGGGCCGTCATGCAAACTAGCGGCTCCTTTCCAACCGATATCAaagatttttttctcaaatttttcaaattcaatttttaattaattaacttattactatttattcttttaAAATTGCTACGCATATTGAACACTACTATACGTTCATGTTAAAATAATGTATAAAAATAACTAAAACTCACAGACAATTATGTAATTACGTTACTTGGCTATAATGGAATTGAGGGCAATTATATAATTAAGTTATTTAACTATAATCGAATCAAAGGACATGTCATATTTTCAACTTCATTAAATTACTAACTCACTTGATAACTATATCTAAATACCATATGTACAAAGCAATACTTAACTAACGCAATTTCTAACTACATCTAAATAAAAGTTAGTAATTAATGTAAttattataaaataaattacgtgctaactacatctaaaaaTAGTTATCACATATGAATACCAAATCATATGCAAACTATCTCTGAAACATTAATTGCTAAGTAATGGAGAAAATTGCTAACTTTTTTgttaaaaattccaaaaaaatctcttccctcccctcactcggctgttcatggcagctgaggggAGGAGGATATTTATAGATACGGGCCAAAGGCACGGTTGGTGCCTGATGAGCCGGTGCTAATTCTCGTTCATTAGCACCGGTATGTGGCCTATGGCTCGCACGACTACTGGTAGCGGCTTGTGGCATGACTCGGTGCTAATGTCTGCAACATCACCAACAGATCATTCCACGACCCGGTTCCTTTGTATGTGGTGGCACCACCCAGCAACAGATACCCTCCCTCCCCCCATGGTCGAAGGTCCAGGTCAAGAGTACAGGCTGCTATTGCAGCCGGTACTGTTGCGAGACATCAAGACCGACAGCAAAAACAGCTGATATTTTTTACCTAGACCATTGgcccattttctagtagtgagtgCTATATGTACTGCTAGTTATCCTAATAGAGTGCTTCACATTTTTGTAATTCCTATGTGTTTAAAGGTTAATGGCTTTCTATATCAACAGTTACTATACCTCTTCCTTATTTTACTACTATTATCCTACTGCACATGTAGGATGCAGAGGTGGTAAAGGCTGGGcttatattttatatatttttaattaaGAATGGATGATTGAGAATTAAGCTGAATTGTGAATGATATATATTAGCGAACTACTAAGGATGATTGAGAGTTAAGCTGAATTGTGGAAGATACTAGCTAAATGTGTTTGTCATCCCATTTCCTTGAAAAATAATACAATATTCCATACCTTATTTGAGTTCAAGTGAGAAGAGGGGGAGATAGATGAAAAAGATGAGCTAAAATGTTCTGCTCAGATCTAACATAAGGATGTGTTGTGGAGACGTGTAGCATAGAAATGCAAAGCAGGCCGACCCAAAGTAGATCACTCCTCGGGGTGGGCATTCGGTTAGACCGAACCAATCAGTTCAGTTTTTTGGTCTTCAAAAAAATTCGGTTAGATGAGAATAGGAACCGATCGGTTACTTTGAAAACTCAAGACCGAGTATTTCGGATTCGGGTATTTCGGTTCAGAAATCCAACACAAATCGATTCAACATAGGTTATAGATCGAAACAAGAGCATTAGTTTCCGAGATAAGGAGCAGGTGAACTGTGGCTCCGTTTGGCTCGCCAGAGTTCGGAGAGGAGCAGCTGTACAGCATCACAGCACCTGCCGGGGCAAGGGCGCTGCCCGCGGCAAGGGCTGGGCGGCCGACCAGCACGCGCCGTCCGCTGCCATGGCCATGAGGCCTGCCTCCGTGCACGCGCCGCTCGCGCCCCGGGACAAGCAGCCAGCCAGCACGCGCCGCCCGTGGTCGGCGAGCTCGCGACTcctgtgctgctgctgtgcataCGTTGGGCGGGCGGcctgcacgcgccgccgcgcgggggcCAGGGAGGTTGCTGCCAGGCCGGCTCTATGATTTCGAGGGCCCTAGGGGATGCTATGGGCCCCCTTaggctaaatattttttttacttgtAACATGATAAAAAAATAGTAGTACTAATGATATATATTTTATCGATAGTACAAACTAAAAGAACAGCAAAAAAGCTAGTATAGTTACCTCAAATACTTTATAAATAATAATAGCGAAAAAACTTCTATGGACATTTCTTGATGCAAAATCATTAATAATAGTATTAAGATCAATGATGCCCAAGATGGCGTTCTCAATGCTACACATAACCAAGCCATTTAACCTTCTTTGTAACATAGTTGACCTCAAATAATTTTTCAGGAGTTTCAATTTTGAGAAACTTCTTTCTGCTGAAGCTACCGTCACAGGTACAGTTAAGAGGATCCGATATGCAACAGAGACATTTAGATAACAATCTAAAGTTGTAACAAACTGAAGAATCTCTGGCGCTGACATAAAATCATCTGGCAAAGTTacttgcaatacttttaattcAGAGAAAAAATCATCTAGATCAACATTGGACGATTTATCATCAGAAAAGACTTCTGCAAAAGCGGTGCAATATTTTCGCAGATCATTATCATCCAAGGACTATTCTCTGAGTTGAATAGGAAACCAAACACCTTTTCAAATGTCTTCAGTTGTTCGAATCGACTAGTCAATGAAGCAATTGCAACATCAACGATGACAAGAAAATAATTAACTCTAAAGGATTCCATAGCAGATAGTTGAATTTCTTCATCTTGATCATTTATTTCATCAAAATGCTTCTTCCTTTTACCTTGATGTTTTCTAGGAAATTTTGGCTATATATCCATATCAGATGCAATGCCTTTTGCAGCCTCAATACTAGAGTGGAAGCCTTCATTTCTGTACTTTTGAAAATATGAGATGATCCCTTCAATTTGTTTGAGAGTAGCATCCATACAAATGATCTTAGACTGCAATTTTTTGCTCAccatatttataaaaaaataaaatatcatGCCAAATAACCATACCAAGTATAAACTCAAAATTCTCAAGTGTACTGACTAAAGATTGAGCATCACTTACTGCTGCTGGGTCATCAGTACAAACCTCCTCCACTTCGAGCGCTGGCTAAGCACGGCACCTCACCTCCTTCCTAAACGTCTGCCGGTGCTCCTGGCCTCTTTCTAAAAACAATCCACCATCGTTTATGCTGAGCTGAGCATACTACTTGCAGCCTTTTTTCTCTTCACCTCTCCAGCTATATGACAGGTGGTACACGTTTGGTGGAACAAATAGTGTAGAGTGACATCCCACAGGATTATAAAGGCAGCTCGAGTGTGACATCAATTTTGTTGTGGGAGCAAAATCATCGGTGGTCTGCAGAAGTAAGGATAGCCCCAGCGTATCAATATCATTCGTGTTGCTGGGCCAcattaaaattaaaataaagaaaagagaaaacagATTACCTACTTCACTTGTCACCTTCGTAAGGCAAATGTGACTTAGACCCTATTTGGATCCCATTGCTAGCTAATTATTTTGTTTTAATAAAAGGATTGAACACATGATACTGTTTGCCTAGATATGAATTTGTTAGGATGAAACTCATATGTGAGGGCAATTCCAACTGAGCTCTCAAATTTGAGCCCCTATTCCTCTAAAAATGAGGATCTCTCATCCAGATTCCACCCCTAATTTCTCTTGTACTCCACCGAACTCTCGTATATCTCCCTACATCTTATCTTCCTCTTTCTTTATTGATACGCAAACGGTCATTACTACCAATAATACTTTTTAAATGGACTTATttttaaccattaatttcaATCGGCTATATTGTAACAGCTATTTTGGAATGGCTATATTCCTATGACTATTTTTCAACCGGCAGTATCTTTgatctctctatatatatatacaagttCGTTCACCTCATTCTGCAATGTGCTATTCACTTCTTTGTTGCTTCTCCACCTGAAAATGAATAGACTCGCTCGCTTAGACTTGTCGTCCTCGACGGATGATGATGGCGATACCGAACTCATCCTTGGTGCACTACATCATGCTCATACTCGATATCGGGCTATGCAAACTCCATAATTCCGGGGGGCTCTGTACCCGGCCGCCAATATATTCATCCCAACAGAGAAGTTGGGCACTGGAGAAGATTGTAAAATGACTATTTTTCAGAAGCTCCAACATATGACGCGGATACCTTTCAGCGCGGATGTGGTGAAATTGACCTTTTTTCCTCGCCATCTTCATCCATCAGTATGAAGCTCCTACATATTTCTTATTCTTCTTTCTTTGACTCAGGTTTAGAATGGCTTGTCCTCTATTTCTTCGCATCACCCATGCTGTAGAGGCACATGATAATTACTTTGTGAAAAAATGAGACATGTGGAAGACGTGGGTTATCATGTCTGCAGAAAATTTGTGCACCATATATGATGATAAGTTATGGAATACCAGCATATCTTATGGACTAGTATTTTCATATTGGTGAAGTATTGTCATAAAGAGTCTTATTAGACGGCTAGTTGCAGCTATTATTGAAGCTTTTGGGGATGAGTACTTGAGATCTCCAAACGAGCAAGACATGGCTAGATTGATTGCAAGTGCAGAGCGTAGGGGTTTTCTTGGAATGCTTGGGTGCCAAGATTGTATGCATTGGCAGTGGAGGAACTGCCCTACAGCTTGGAAAGGTCAATATACGGGGCATGTGTATAAGCCAAAAATTATTCTTGAAGTTGATTTTATAGATCTTTGGATTTGGCATGCTTTCTTTGGATTACTGGGCTATCACAATGATATCTCAATTGGTCACATCTGTTTGCAAGGCTCGCGAATGGGTAAGCTCCAAAAGTTGATTTTACCATCAACAACCACAATTACAACATGGGCTATTACCTTATAGATGGCATCTATCCTCAATAGGCAACATCTGTGAAGACCATACAATCTTCTCTAGGCAATAAGTGGAAAATACTTTGCCAAGGCTCAAGAAGCAGTTAGAAAGGATGTTGAACGACCTTTTGGAGTTTTACAATTTCGTTTTGTCATTGTTCGTGGACCAGCTCGTTTCTGGGATAAGGAGACACTCAAACAAATCATGATAGCTTGCGTCATAATGCCTAATATGATAATTGAAGAAGCGAAATGAAGACCATGATGTTGACATCCAATACGAGGGGAATGGCCAACTTGTTAGAactactgtaacacccggtttataaaaggacataaaccgagcaatcatatacatgccaggatcaagtcacacgtatatacaacagaatgaacagtatatcacagcacatatcacgtaaagagatataataaagcgagtacgaatgttatttattacataaatgacaaatgtctgatacaaatatgcggaaGCATagaacaagtacgaaactctctctgaagctgggcaccacagggacgtcgactgggaaacgaccgcctagaagtcctcgtactcctggtagctccgagtgaactcctccgcgtcaccgggaactgagcagcagtagggtgtccccaaagagaacaagaggaaaagagtagagtaggcaagagtgagtacacaacttgtactcaacaattataacacaaactatgaggctctaagattggatgactcaactgcattagcttttaatcttagtaaaattttattaaagctaattactacaagtggatgaattaccataaacccagttacatagaaattaatcaaaattaattatgaactactgagaaccaaaccaaaccacccggggaacccccctaatcaaaggaagataaccccactaatcaaaaggaggatctagaccgctcataactgtgagcacggctagtataccagttttacactctgcataggttgcacatctttactcacaagttgtgagctacgctagttgttcatcacacttccgtaggtgagatgactagcaaactcactacgaggccgttacaaagaatctcgttggtaaggcgtaaccgcgaagagttggatcagcgacgatgggcccacctcacggggatacaagcacgtagcacagaccaagccggaggagcagggaccattgaagcttaccacccttgccccgcaggtaagttactccaaaccaaaaagacctaattagtaagccaagaccgtcccattccagtcttgtggtagcgctgttatcccaggttgtcgctctatgaaccggtccttagggagagtggccaaccaagcactaagcaccgtgctgactccctaaaccatgtttctagaaaaaaaaccaattttaacgagacgtgagccactcaagcacagaacacagagggtcactctcagaattaagtt carries:
- the LOC120639136 gene encoding 11 kDa late embryogenesis abundant protein-like, which produces MQAGKSAMEATKEAATNLGASANAGMQKTRATVQGQVEKATAHNASDKAAAEATQRERVRDAAEEKQAAMRANAAAKERAAGAHPSQGAPGIVDDARQQGHGAAPAGGHVEAGVGETRPIARGTGTTRPSAAHNPHVGSDFSQPRGTGGQYQ